In Anaerolineales bacterium, a single window of DNA contains:
- a CDS encoding GTP-binding protein, with protein MAKGKFERTKPHMNVGTIGHIDHGKTTLTAAITKYCSFFG; from the coding sequence ATGGCGAAAGGCAAATTTGAACGCACAAAGCCGCACATGAACGTGGGCACGATCGGACACATCGACCACGGCAAGACGACGCTGACGGCGGCGATCACGAAGTACTGCTCGTTCTTCGG